The region ATGATTACCTATATAATAACGCTCACCTTGCATAATTCCCCTTACACCTTTGCCAATAATTGCAGAAAATTCATTTATTTCCAGCAGTGGAGTTTTATCATCTTTTTTACGCCAGCTAGCTACTACTGCTTCGGCTATAGGATGCTCTGAATGACTATCTAAACTCGCTGCTAGAAATAATATTTCTTTTTCATCTACTCCGTTAATACTCACAATATCAGTAACTGTAGGCTTACCCTCAGTTAAAGTGCCGGTTTTATCTAAAGCAAGTGCTTTAAGCTTACGTCCAAGCTCTAAATAGGTACCACCTTTAATTAGGACTCCATGTTTAGCAGCCGAAGCAAGACCACTTACTACTGTTACCGGAGTAGAAACTACTAATGCACAAGGACAAGCTATTACAAGTAGCACTAGGGACTTATATAACCATGGCAAGAAAGCAGTATCGTAAAATAAAGGGGGAATAGCGGCTATCAAGATAGCTAGTACTACCATAATGGGTGTATAATATTTAGCAAATTGATCTACAAATCTTTCAGTAGTAGTTCTTTCAGATTGGGCCTGTTTAATTGCACGTGCAATCCGCGCAATAGTAGTATTATTGGCTCTAGTTGTGACTTTAAATTCAAATGATCCTTGTTCGTTAATAGAACCTGCAAATACTTGATCCCCAACACTCTTACTTACAGGCATAGATTCACCAGTAATCGGTGCTTGATTTACACTTGTACTACCATTAATAATTACACCATCTAAAGGAATACGTTCACCTGGTTTAACCCAAATTATTTGCTCAACCTCAATTGAATCTATAGTTTGCTCTTCCCATTCACCCTGCTTATTTTTTACATTTGCGCTCTCTGGAGTTATTTCAATTAAGCTACGTATAGCATTTCTAGCCCTATCTAATGAATATTTCTCAATCATTTCAGCTACAGCAAACAATACTGTAATCATTGCGGCCTCAGGCCATTCTCCTATTAAGGCTGCCCCTGTAATTGCTATTACCATTAAGAAGTTGATATTTATGGTAAAATTACGTACAGCTATTAAACCCTTTTTGATCGTCTCTCTGCCACTAAGCAATATGGCAACTAATGCTAAAGCTATTACTAAACTTGAACTTTCGCTATTGGTTTTAAAGGAAATAATTTCAGCTGAAAAAGCCATTATCCCTGAAATTGCTAACAATCCCCAGGCTTTATACGGTTTGTCCGTTGAAGGCAATAACTCATTTTTTGCATGATCAACTGAACAGCATTCATCAATATTTTTAGGTTGCATCCCAATTTCTTGTAATGCTTTAATAACAAGTTCATCATTAGGCAAGTTATGAATAATAGTTAACTGCTGATCAAGTAAGTTAAATTCTAGTGAAGTAATTTCTGCCAAAGAAGAAAATTTCTGTTTAACCAAAGCTTCTTCCGCTGCACAATCCATGCCAGGAATTTGTAATATAATTTTTTTTACCATTTCTATACTCCTTTAATATACTTTTATCATTATACAGCATGCTTATGCTTTTTCCTTTCTCTTCTCTTTTTAAGTACTTTTACTAATAAAAATGGACATACAAGGATAGGGATTACTAAAGCTGACCAAATAGCTAACGGCGAGCGCAGGTTAAACAAGTAGATAGCTATTAATATAGATAATATACATATAAAATGCTGATATTTATTTTTTTCGTTTCCACACATCATAGTTTGCCTCATGGTTATAATGATCATCATATTAATAATAATCATATTTATTAACAAATTAAATAATTATTTACATAACTTTGAATAAATGTAATGATTAAAGAATCTTTTCTCCTTAAAGTACTAACAATTAAACAAGAGGATATTTATATGAGCAAAATTTTATTAACAGCACTTTCAGTATTATTAAGCATTAATTTAAGCTATGCTAATGAGGACCATAAAAAGGATCAAGATTCTCATAAAGAGCATTCCAAGGAAATGGATATGAAGAATATGGACATGAAAGATATGGATCATGATAATATGCCGGAAAAAGAAAATACCCAAAATAACGATAATAAGTAATAATACTGAATAATAACTCGTTAAATGTCTCCGTAAATATAAAGGGAGTAGCTTAAAACTACTCCCTTTATATTTTAGATTATTTGAGGTTAAGCAAAGTTTTTCTAATGAGAGTGTGGCTTCATATCATGTCCTTTTTCATCACCATGCATCCCTGGTGATTCATTGGCATTATGCTTATGTGAATCAGTATTTGGTAATGACATAACCCCAAGTCCGTAACGATATACTGCTTCTCCACCTTTAAAGCCCGTTACTGATAGAAGGGTGGTGGCAACAATAAGGCTTATCATAAACAGTTTGTTTAATTTATCATCTTTTTTATATAGCTTTACTGACCATATTGTTAAAATAAGGAAAAAAATAGCAGTTACTAATGCCCAGTTTTTATGGTCAGTCATAGCTGCATGTGATGGTTCATCATGAGCTACTGTATTATAGGCATAAAACCCCATAGCAATAGTACCAAATGTAAATAAACACCCTACCCAAAGGTTTATATAAGCTGCATTTAAAAGTTTTTCCTTATATGTAAGATTTGCAAAATTTGCTAATATAAACAGTAAAGTTGAAACACTAAATAACGCTATTGTAAAATGCACAAAGACTGGATGCCAGTTAGGAATAATTTCAGGCAACATGATTTTTTCTCCTTTAAAATTTTATTGATAACCCAATTCCAAATTTTTCTTTAGAATCATAATTACCAGAGATATAGAGCTTCTTAGTTATAGAATAATTAAGACCTAATCTATACTCGTTATTACTATTCCATTTCCAGTCAAAATCCGTACGATTGGTTAACTGATGTTCATTAGTTAGGCCAAAACGTAATTTGCCTTTTGAGTCTAAGCGCAAATCGCTTTTAATTAATAAGGGTAGAGTATATTCAAAACCTATAATGGCTTTATTAGTAGTCTCACCAGCTTCCTTGCTAAAACTGCCTCCAACATACGCACCAAAGAACTGCGAAGTAAACCTCTGATATTTAATTTCGGCTTCATAATCTTTGTCATAATTATGTTCTATATCGAATAATAGATTGTCATTATTTCTGGTAAATTTATTGCTAAAGCTAGCTAGGTTTGAAAATCCTTCAAGCCTGTTAACTACAAACCACTTATTACCATGGTCTTTTGAATGGTTTCTAGAGTGGTTAGAAGAGCTTTTATTTTGTTCATTTTCAGAATAACTGACAATACCACCCATACCTAGTTTCATATGGTAAAGATTATGACAATGAAAGATCCAATCTTTTTCTTCATTGGCATAAAACTCGATTGTTGTAGTTTCATAAGGGGCAACATTAACAGTATGCTTTAATGGGCTTACTTTACCTTGACCGTTTAATACTCTAAAGAAGTGTCCATGTAAATGAATAGGATGATGCATCATAGTTTTATTAACTAGTCTCATCTTCACATTCTCACCTTTTTTAATAAGAAATTTATCAGCTGCATACATAGGTGTATCATTAATAGTCCATACATAGCGTTCCATAGAACCAGTTAAATTAAGGGTAATTTCTCTAGTTGGATTATTTTTAGGAAGGGTTGAATCTGATAACGACTTAAGGGCTTTGTAGTTATCCAAATAAGCTATATGTGGTAATTGAGGAGCGACTTTTGGCTTACCTTCTTTATGTCCTTTATATTCCATTTTATCCATGGCTTGCATATTATGAATTTCATGTGCAGAGGCTTGTTGTGGTTTTGAATGATCCATATTAATCATATCATCCATTTTCTTAGCTACTTTAGGAGTATCATTAGCTTGATGCTGATCATGCTTTTGAGGTGGTGTATTACTATTCATACTTGTCATATCATGACCTTTTTCGCTAGAAGAGCTTTCACCCATACTACTCATATCGTGCATACCCGACATGTCCATATCCATAAGTACTAAATTAGGCTTGGGGATAGTTGGGGCTGCAACCAATTTTCCTGAACCAATTCTAGCAGTGGCATATCCTGTGCCATCTTCTGAAGTTGCTCTAAACTCATAAGTTTTATTATCTGGTACTGTAACAATAACATCATAGGTCTCAGCCATAGCGATTCGAATTCTTTGAGCGGTAAAAGGTTTTACTTTCATGCCATCTGCTTCAATAACTTTCATAGTGCTGCCGGAATACTCCAAGATAAAATATGAAGAAGCTGCGGCATTAATGATCCTTAGTCTTATTTTGCTTCCAGGTTTTGCTTTACTTAAATCTAATGACTTTTTGCCATTAATGAGAAATGCATCATAACCCACATCAGACATATCCATAGGACCCATACGAGTTACTGCATTCTTTACTCTTAAATCAAAAGCTTTGTAACCATTGCTTAAAACTTTATCCCAAGATTGCACCGAGTCTTTCTTAAGTGCATAATAATCAGGATCTTTTTTAATATTGGCAAGTACTTGTTCGGGATGTTCATCGGTCCAGTCTGAAAGTACTATTACCTGTTCTTCATCATATTTTTCTGTTTCCTTCTCAGGATAAAATATCATCGAACCATAGACACCCTGTTGCTCTTGTAGTCCTGAGTGAGAATGATACCAATAAGTACCTGAGTGAGTTACTTTATATTGATAAGTGAAGCTCTTACCTGGGTGAATGGGCGGAGTATTTATATAAGGAACGCCATCTTGATCATTCGGTAGTAATATACCGTGCCAATGTATTGAGCTTTCTTCATCCAGCTGATTATTAACTGTTACTCTTAAAGTATCCCCTACTTTTGCTTTAATAGTAGGACCCGGTATAAAATTATTTATTGCTAAACCTCTAACCTCTTTACCACTATAATTTACCGCTTTATGGTTAATATTAAGGATATATTCTACTGTTTTAGCATTAGAATAATTGTTAAATAAAATAATATAGGCTGTAGGCAGTAAATATAATATTTTTTTAAGCATGAAAAATTCTTTATTAGTTTATTATTTTATTATAATATACGTAATAATTAAAAAATGTCTAAATATATTTGATAAGATTTAAGGTTATCATGCTGAAAAAATTATTTTTTATATTATTTATAAATTTTCTACTATCTTCTTGTATTGTTTTCAAAAGTACTAGGCCATCATTACTACAAAATAATAATGTTTCATTTTATAAAATAAATCAGATAGTAGAAAAATATCCTCAGCTTCCTTGGGACCAATTTACACAAACATTTTCAAAAAAAAACAATAA is a window of Sphingobacteriia bacterium DNA encoding:
- a CDS encoding heavy metal translocating P-type ATPase translates to MVKKIILQIPGMDCAAEEALVKQKFSSLAEITSLEFNLLDQQLTIIHNLPNDELVIKALQEIGMQPKNIDECCSVDHAKNELLPSTDKPYKAWGLLAISGIMAFSAEIISFKTNSESSSLVIALALVAILLSGRETIKKGLIAVRNFTININFLMVIAITGAALIGEWPEAAMITVLFAVAEMIEKYSLDRARNAIRSLIEITPESANVKNKQGEWEEQTIDSIEVEQIIWVKPGERIPLDGVIINGSTSVNQAPITGESMPVSKSVGDQVFAGSINEQGSFEFKVTTRANNTTIARIARAIKQAQSERTTTERFVDQFAKYYTPIMVVLAILIAAIPPLFYDTAFLPWLYKSLVLLVIACPCALVVSTPVTVVSGLASAAKHGVLIKGGTYLELGRKLKALALDKTGTLTEGKPTVTDIVSINGVDEKEILFLAASLDSHSEHPIAEAVVASWRKKDDKTPLLEINEFSAIIGKGVRGIMQGERYYIGNHRLIEEKGLCSTEVEAILERLEHEGKTTLILFNEKQAIGILAVADSLRENTHNVISELKALAVNPIMLTGDNPVTAATIAKKVGISEIYASLLPEDKLTEVNKLLAKYKTVGMVGDGINDAPALAKASIGFAMGAAGTATALETADIALMKDNLEKIPYFINLSKKTYQVLVQNISLSISTKLVFFILALLGKATLWMAVFADMGTSLIVVLNGLRLLKFNDIKK
- a CDS encoding DUF2231 domain-containing protein — its product is MPEIIPNWHPVFVHFTIALFSVSTLLFILANFANLTYKEKLLNAAYINLWVGCLFTFGTIAMGFYAYNTVAHDEPSHAAMTDHKNWALVTAIFFLILTIWSVKLYKKDDKLNKLFMISLIVATTLLSVTGFKGGEAVYRYGLGVMSLPNTDSHKHNANESPGMHGDEKGHDMKPHSH
- a CDS encoding multicopper oxidase domain-containing protein is translated as MLKKILYLLPTAYIILFNNYSNAKTVEYILNINHKAVNYSGKEVRGLAINNFIPGPTIKAKVGDTLRVTVNNQLDEESSIHWHGILLPNDQDGVPYINTPPIHPGKSFTYQYKVTHSGTYWYHSHSGLQEQQGVYGSMIFYPEKETEKYDEEQVIVLSDWTDEHPEQVLANIKKDPDYYALKKDSVQSWDKVLSNGYKAFDLRVKNAVTRMGPMDMSDVGYDAFLINGKKSLDLSKAKPGSKIRLRIINAAASSYFILEYSGSTMKVIEADGMKVKPFTAQRIRIAMAETYDVIVTVPDNKTYEFRATSEDGTGYATARIGSGKLVAAPTIPKPNLVLMDMDMSGMHDMSSMGESSSSEKGHDMTSMNSNTPPQKHDQHQANDTPKVAKKMDDMINMDHSKPQQASAHEIHNMQAMDKMEYKGHKEGKPKVAPQLPHIAYLDNYKALKSLSDSTLPKNNPTREITLNLTGSMERYVWTINDTPMYAADKFLIKKGENVKMRLVNKTMMHHPIHLHGHFFRVLNGQGKVSPLKHTVNVAPYETTTIEFYANEEKDWIFHCHNLYHMKLGMGGIVSYSENEQNKSSSNHSRNHSKDHGNKWFVVNRLEGFSNLASFSNKFTRNNDNLLFDIEHNYDKDYEAEIKYQRFTSQFFGAYVGGSFSKEAGETTNKAIIGFEYTLPLLIKSDLRLDSKGKLRFGLTNEHQLTNRTDFDWKWNSNNEYRLGLNYSITKKLYISGNYDSKEKFGIGLSIKF